In Luteolibacter yonseiensis, a single window of DNA contains:
- a CDS encoding ATP-binding protein, translating into MDLDALRVALAASPENIPLLLMVAKLEEDRFAIGEARELLDRVLALDAGNRDALLGIARLLDFSGESSQAIVRLEDLCIRHPGFAAAWLLRARLSQEEGEPSKARQYYDRAVELDRSQADDSLLEEILRAGGTRRGVMTSNGDIRDAEDDDDAAFEGLDAAAALDLGIDFKVKSDLKFSDVGGMEQVKDDIRMKIIHPLKNPDLFAAYGKKAGGGVLLYGPPGCGKTLMAQATAGEIDATFLAVGLHQILDMYMGESEQKLHKIFELARKSRPSVLFFDETDALAADRRDMRQSAGRTLVNQFLSELDGAQAQNDDLLILGATNAPWQLDSAFLRPGRFDRIIFVPPPDRAAREEIAKIHAKGKPLADFDPADVAKRTEGFSGADLKAVFDQATEAALTEAMRKGNMVPVTGKMLANAAKNVKPSTKKWFESAKNHALYANQSGFYDDILTYMGLKK; encoded by the coding sequence ATGGATCTGGACGCACTGCGTGTCGCGCTTGCCGCTTCGCCCGAAAATATTCCTTTGCTGCTGATGGTGGCGAAGCTGGAGGAAGACCGGTTCGCCATCGGAGAGGCAAGGGAATTGCTGGACCGGGTGCTCGCTCTTGATGCGGGAAACCGCGATGCGCTGCTTGGAATCGCAAGGCTGCTGGATTTTTCCGGTGAAAGCTCGCAGGCGATCGTGCGTCTCGAAGATCTCTGTATCCGGCATCCGGGATTCGCGGCGGCCTGGCTGCTGCGGGCACGTCTCTCCCAGGAGGAGGGAGAACCTTCGAAAGCCCGCCAATATTACGACCGGGCGGTGGAGCTTGACCGCTCGCAGGCCGACGATTCCCTGCTGGAGGAAATCCTCCGCGCGGGAGGAACCAGGCGTGGCGTGATGACATCCAACGGCGACATCCGTGATGCGGAAGACGACGACGACGCGGCATTCGAGGGTCTGGATGCCGCCGCCGCACTGGATCTCGGGATCGATTTCAAGGTGAAGTCGGACCTTAAGTTTTCCGATGTCGGCGGCATGGAGCAGGTCAAGGACGACATCCGGATGAAGATCATCCATCCCCTGAAAAACCCCGATCTTTTCGCCGCCTACGGGAAAAAAGCGGGCGGCGGAGTGCTGCTTTACGGCCCTCCCGGCTGCGGCAAGACACTGATGGCGCAGGCGACGGCGGGCGAGATCGACGCCACCTTCCTCGCGGTGGGCCTGCACCAGATCCTCGACATGTACATGGGCGAGTCCGAGCAGAAGCTGCACAAGATTTTCGAGCTCGCGCGCAAGTCACGCCCATCGGTTCTGTTTTTCGACGAAACCGACGCGCTCGCCGCGGACCGCCGCGACATGCGCCAGTCCGCGGGGCGGACGCTGGTGAACCAGTTCCTCTCCGAGCTCGACGGAGCGCAGGCGCAGAATGACGACCTGCTCATCCTCGGCGCGACCAACGCGCCGTGGCAGCTCGACAGCGCGTTCCTGCGTCCCGGCCGCTTCGACCGCATCATCTTTGTCCCGCCGCCGGACCGGGCCGCGCGTGAGGAAATCGCGAAGATCCACGCCAAGGGCAAACCTCTGGCGGATTTCGATCCCGCCGACGTGGCGAAACGCACCGAGGGATTTTCCGGAGCGGACCTGAAAGCCGTCTTCGACCAAGCCACCGAAGCCGCGCTCACCGAAGCGATGCGCAAGGGCAACATGGTCCCCGTCACCGGCAAGATGCTGGCGAACGCGGCGAAAAACGTGAAGCCATCGACCAAAAAATGGTTCGAGAGCGCGAAAAACCACGCGCTCTACGCCAACCAGAGCGGATTCTACGACGATATCCTCACCTACATGGGACTGAAAAAATGA
- a CDS encoding PEP-CTERM sorting domain-containing protein (PEP-CTERM proteins occur, often in large numbers, in the proteomes of bacteria that also encode an exosortase, a predicted intramembrane cysteine proteinase. The presence of a PEP-CTERM domain at a protein's C-terminus predicts cleavage within the sorting domain, followed by covalent anchoring to some some component of the (usually Gram-negative) cell surface. Many PEP-CTERM proteins exhibit an unusual sequence composition that includes large numbers of potential glycosylation sites. Expression of one such protein has been shown restore the ability of a bacterium to form floc, a type of biofilm.), translated as MRLALPLFIFASAIAADAATVSTTTTHHGSVSSTGVLGDQSTARMASYYNTRGFNPAYLVMDFNLTAASFGYDALDDISQATITLTHDGGASVAGRFDVYYVENSSPSITTGSTELVFAEYTVYGFNPASPPASLAGLTKVAASFYVLGTMDININLSAVESAMKAKINAGETIRFIFAESPQTDNTATSWYGLGNDPALAPRLAVTAVPEPASTALLSSLFLVFSFSRRRVTSV; from the coding sequence ATGAGACTTGCCCTCCCCCTGTTCATCTTCGCTTCGGCCATCGCCGCGGATGCAGCCACCGTCAGCACCACCACCACCCATCATGGCTCCGTTTCAAGTACGGGAGTGTTGGGGGATCAAAGCACCGCACGCATGGCTTCCTACTACAATACGCGTGGGTTCAACCCCGCGTATCTGGTCATGGACTTCAATCTGACCGCGGCATCCTTCGGCTATGATGCCCTCGACGACATTTCCCAAGCCACCATCACCCTCACCCACGACGGCGGAGCGAGTGTCGCCGGACGGTTTGACGTGTATTACGTGGAAAACTCCTCCCCGTCCATCACCACGGGATCGACCGAGCTGGTTTTCGCCGAATACACGGTATATGGCTTCAACCCCGCATCACCTCCCGCATCCTTGGCCGGACTGACCAAGGTGGCGGCCTCTTTTTATGTTCTCGGCACGATGGATATCAACATCAACCTGTCTGCCGTGGAATCCGCCATGAAGGCCAAAATCAATGCCGGTGAGACGATCCGTTTCATTTTCGCGGAATCGCCCCAGACGGACAATACCGCGACTTCTTGGTACGGTCTTGGCAACGACCCCGCATTGGCACCCCGACTGGCCGTCACCGCGGTTCCCGAACCCGCATCAACGGCCCTTCTTTCAAGCTTGTTCCTGGTGTTCTCCTTTTCGAGACGGCGTGTGACGTCCGTGTGA
- a CDS encoding tetratricopeptide repeat protein → MSSDFARARLLRERGRHEEAVAMLLSHLAHQPEDPSAFIELALNRCEIPGQRQLALEDARTATGLLPSHPYPLSLQSRILSELERQKEALPLAESAISLDPEFGHAWNSKCLALIGLRRWKEAEACARISLGLDADDESASNLLSLALRLQNRLDESEDESRRRLERDPENAFSFANSGWAALQRGDIKGAENHFKECLRIDPQMEYARDGLKQSYRARSAFFRLFLKWTFFLQRFSKNNQLLIVIGMIVGFRVLRNLAATVHPMLVVPVVLLYFLFVFGSWLAGGLANFFLLRDPVARFSLDPGEKAEGAAMGGLFFGGLIALVAGFSLGIQPAGVVGGAMMIATLPVSMVFTNPSRIGRMVFGLISVAILVFGAVMAVDVAAHPGRDMLEGTADLCFGIIILLGVGSTWVGMIPALRRAKPE, encoded by the coding sequence ATGAGCTCCGACTTCGCCCGTGCCCGTCTCCTGCGCGAACGCGGCCGCCATGAGGAAGCCGTCGCGATGCTGCTCTCCCATCTGGCCCACCAGCCGGAGGATCCGTCCGCATTCATCGAGCTGGCACTGAACCGTTGCGAGATTCCGGGCCAGCGCCAGCTCGCGCTTGAGGACGCGCGCACCGCCACCGGACTGCTGCCGTCGCATCCCTACCCTCTCTCGTTGCAGTCCCGCATTCTCTCCGAACTGGAACGGCAGAAGGAAGCCCTGCCGCTCGCCGAGTCCGCCATCTCTCTCGATCCGGAATTCGGCCACGCATGGAATTCGAAGTGCCTCGCCCTCATCGGCCTCCGCCGGTGGAAGGAGGCGGAGGCATGTGCGCGCATCTCCCTGGGCCTGGACGCCGACGACGAATCCGCCTCCAATCTCCTCTCCCTCGCGCTGCGGCTCCAGAACCGTCTGGACGAATCGGAGGACGAGTCGAGGCGCCGCCTCGAACGGGATCCCGAGAACGCGTTCTCCTTCGCGAACTCCGGCTGGGCCGCCCTCCAGCGCGGCGACATCAAGGGTGCGGAAAACCATTTCAAGGAATGCCTCCGCATCGACCCCCAGATGGAATACGCCCGCGACGGGCTGAAGCAATCCTACCGCGCCCGTTCGGCGTTCTTCCGGCTCTTCCTGAAGTGGACGTTTTTCCTCCAGCGCTTCAGCAAGAACAACCAGCTTCTCATCGTCATCGGGATGATTGTCGGATTCAGGGTCCTCCGCAACCTGGCCGCCACCGTGCATCCCATGCTCGTCGTTCCGGTGGTGCTGTTGTATTTCCTGTTTGTCTTCGGCAGCTGGCTTGCGGGCGGACTGGCGAATTTCTTCCTGCTGCGGGACCCTGTCGCCCGATTTTCACTCGATCCCGGAGAGAAGGCGGAAGGAGCCGCCATGGGCGGGCTTTTCTTCGGCGGCCTCATCGCGCTGGTCGCCGGATTTTCCCTGGGGATTCAGCCTGCCGGCGTCGTCGGAGGCGCCATGATGATCGCCACCCTGCCGGTCTCCATGGTGTTCACCAATCCCTCGCGCATCGGTCGGATGGTCTTCGGACTCATCTCCGTGGCGATCCTCGTTTTCGGGGCCGTGATGGCCGTGGACGTGGCAGCACACCCCGGACGGGACATGCTGGAGGGCACCGCGGATCTCTGTTTCGGCATCATCATCCTGCTGGGTGTGGGCAGCACGTGGGTCGGCATGATCCCCGCGCTGCGGCGGGCCAAACCGGAGTGA
- the hrpA gene encoding ATP-dependent RNA helicase HrpA, with protein MSAFSGNWNYPAELPVVEHREEILAAVRAHPVVVVVSETGSGKTTQLPKMVAEALGVDGGRIGCTQPRRIAAASVSKRVAEELKVPLGDYVGYQVRFEDKTSRETRIKFMTDGILLAETQGDRDLKQYEALILDEAHERSLNIDFLLGYVKRVLERRKDLKLIISSATLDAGSFAEFFSHNGVPAPVIEAPGRMFPVAEFFLPPSDDEDLSQHVARAVDYLGDVEPNGDVLIFLPGEREIRECADVLDGRQYRGTEVLPLFARLGLGDQQRVFNPGNKRRLILATNVAETSLTIPRIACVVDSGVARVSRWSPAKGVQRLQVEPVSQASARQRKGRCGRVRDGVCVRLYDEEELTERPEFTDPEIRRSSLAGVILRMKSLGLPEIDEFPFLDPPSPKAVSEGYRTLREVNALDKDKNLTDYGRQMSRLPVDPRLGRMLIEARKEHCLAEVLPIVAALESNDPRERPAEKAREADAAHARWKDGDSDFIALLRLWNDLSKFRDNRGRWQRNALRKFCGPAFLNARRVMEWANVRDELADLLEREWKLKLGGIGKDLSGTGAYTTIHKALLAGVPRQFGLWDRESKSYRSANGGFFAIFPGSGLFSLPKRFEWVMGMELVETSRLWARRVARIDPAWVEQVAPHLCKSKYGEAHWDENQGAVYGKETVICGGLPVVAGRRIHYGRVDAKAARYIFLREGVIGNGLKKSCRFLDHANDMRLEIEAIEQKLRRPSGLWSDEALLRFYQERIPENINTAAAFYKWLEENEDRLIPGVADVVDEDLSYLGLDGFPDTLIHAGREYPLYYHAAQGERDDGVTIGVHVDKLPKFPDWLPAWGVDGNLRERAEILLRSLPKDYRRICQPIGPAADGFSELWSFAPKDRSIHQALSEYMKDRNGAYVPAGEYDAGKLPPELVTKIWVCDDEGAELAMGDNVAVLKLQLAERMRVRFEAAANADIERTGIGSWDGESLPELVMTPGGAAYPALVDEGKSVGVRAFTSAALAAESHRKGGVRLLWLAHQDQVNYLKKKFPLGLMAKVEMPRLGPGGTSLDTLILLAAEGAAGGVFPRSPDEFRTLAESARGRWYDAASVIGKSIDEIFDILPEIQRWVAANKKDRNLGEIADDIEEQLAWLFRKDFAWRAGFSELREYPRRLKAIRSRLGRLSSLPIVKDLEKMDRFRKLWERWYGDHMAAPEDPALWNPGWVLEEYRISLFAPDVPLLGKVSEKKIEEMLGR; from the coding sequence ATGAGTGCGTTTTCTGGAAACTGGAATTACCCCGCCGAGCTCCCCGTGGTGGAGCATCGCGAGGAGATCCTCGCGGCCGTCCGGGCCCATCCGGTGGTGGTCGTCGTCAGTGAGACGGGATCCGGGAAAACCACCCAGCTTCCGAAGATGGTCGCCGAGGCGCTGGGCGTGGACGGCGGTCGCATCGGCTGCACCCAGCCACGGCGGATCGCGGCGGCCAGTGTCTCGAAGCGGGTGGCGGAGGAGCTGAAGGTTCCGCTGGGCGATTACGTCGGCTACCAGGTGCGCTTCGAGGACAAGACCTCGCGGGAAACGCGCATCAAATTCATGACGGACGGCATCCTGCTGGCGGAAACGCAGGGCGACCGGGACCTGAAACAATACGAGGCGCTCATCCTCGACGAGGCGCACGAGCGTTCGCTGAACATCGATTTCCTGCTGGGCTATGTGAAGCGGGTGCTGGAGCGTCGCAAGGACCTCAAGCTGATCATTTCCTCCGCCACCCTCGATGCTGGATCGTTCGCGGAGTTCTTCTCCCACAACGGAGTGCCCGCGCCGGTCATCGAGGCACCGGGGCGGATGTTCCCCGTCGCGGAATTTTTCCTGCCTCCCTCGGATGACGAGGATCTGTCGCAGCACGTCGCCCGCGCGGTGGACTACCTCGGGGACGTGGAGCCGAACGGAGACGTGCTGATTTTCCTGCCGGGCGAGCGCGAGATCCGCGAATGCGCGGATGTGCTGGACGGGCGGCAGTATCGCGGCACGGAAGTCCTGCCGCTTTTCGCCCGCCTCGGACTTGGCGACCAGCAGCGTGTTTTCAATCCCGGAAACAAGCGGCGGCTCATCCTCGCGACGAACGTGGCGGAAACGTCCCTCACCATTCCACGCATCGCCTGTGTGGTGGATTCCGGGGTGGCCCGTGTCAGCCGCTGGAGTCCGGCCAAGGGAGTGCAGCGCCTGCAGGTGGAGCCGGTCAGCCAGGCCAGCGCCCGCCAGCGCAAGGGGCGGTGCGGACGGGTGCGGGATGGTGTCTGCGTGCGCCTTTACGATGAGGAGGAGCTCACCGAGAGACCTGAATTCACCGATCCCGAGATCCGCCGCAGTTCCCTCGCCGGGGTGATCCTCAGGATGAAATCGCTCGGGCTGCCGGAGATCGACGAGTTTCCATTCCTCGACCCCCCATCGCCGAAAGCGGTCTCCGAGGGCTACCGCACGTTGCGCGAGGTCAACGCGCTGGATAAGGACAAGAATCTGACCGACTACGGCCGCCAGATGTCCCGCCTGCCGGTGGACCCGCGCCTGGGCCGCATGTTGATCGAGGCGCGCAAGGAACATTGCCTGGCGGAAGTCCTGCCCATCGTCGCCGCGCTGGAGTCGAACGATCCCCGCGAGCGTCCTGCGGAAAAAGCGCGCGAGGCGGACGCGGCCCATGCGAGGTGGAAGGATGGCGACAGCGACTTCATCGCGCTGCTGCGGCTGTGGAACGATCTCTCCAAATTCCGCGACAACCGCGGCCGCTGGCAGCGCAACGCGCTGCGGAAATTCTGCGGGCCCGCCTTTCTCAACGCCCGCCGGGTGATGGAGTGGGCGAACGTGCGCGACGAACTCGCGGACCTGCTGGAGCGCGAGTGGAAGCTCAAGCTCGGCGGCATCGGCAAGGACCTGTCCGGCACCGGTGCCTACACGACGATCCACAAGGCCCTGCTCGCCGGTGTGCCGCGGCAGTTCGGGCTGTGGGACCGTGAGTCGAAATCCTACCGCAGCGCGAATGGCGGTTTTTTCGCGATTTTCCCCGGCTCCGGCCTGTTTTCCCTGCCGAAGCGTTTCGAGTGGGTGATGGGAATGGAACTGGTCGAGACGTCGCGGCTGTGGGCGCGGCGCGTGGCGAGGATCGATCCGGCATGGGTCGAGCAGGTCGCCCCGCATTTGTGCAAGAGCAAGTATGGCGAGGCGCATTGGGATGAGAACCAGGGCGCTGTCTATGGCAAGGAGACCGTCATCTGCGGTGGACTGCCTGTCGTCGCGGGGCGTCGCATCCATTACGGCCGGGTGGATGCCAAGGCGGCGAGATATATCTTCCTGCGCGAGGGCGTCATCGGGAACGGCCTGAAGAAAAGCTGCCGTTTCCTCGATCACGCCAACGACATGCGGTTGGAGATCGAAGCCATCGAACAAAAGCTGCGCCGTCCCTCCGGGCTGTGGAGCGACGAGGCGCTGCTGCGTTTCTATCAGGAGCGCATCCCGGAAAACATCAACACCGCCGCCGCGTTTTACAAATGGTTGGAGGAAAACGAGGATCGCCTGATTCCCGGCGTCGCCGATGTGGTGGACGAGGACCTGTCCTATCTCGGACTGGATGGTTTTCCCGATACCTTGATCCATGCGGGCCGGGAATATCCGCTCTACTATCATGCCGCACAGGGCGAGCGTGACGACGGTGTGACCATCGGCGTGCATGTGGACAAGTTGCCGAAGTTTCCCGACTGGCTGCCGGCGTGGGGGGTGGATGGGAACCTGCGGGAGCGTGCGGAAATCCTGCTGCGTTCTCTGCCGAAGGACTACCGCCGCATCTGCCAGCCCATCGGCCCGGCGGCGGACGGTTTCTCGGAGTTGTGGAGCTTCGCACCGAAAGACAGGTCGATCCATCAGGCGTTGTCGGAATACATGAAGGACCGCAACGGTGCCTATGTCCCGGCCGGTGAATACGACGCCGGCAAGCTTCCGCCGGAACTGGTGACGAAGATATGGGTTTGCGATGACGAGGGGGCGGAGCTCGCGATGGGGGACAATGTGGCGGTGCTGAAACTCCAGCTCGCCGAACGCATGCGCGTGCGGTTCGAAGCTGCGGCGAATGCGGACATCGAGCGGACGGGGATCGGTTCATGGGATGGCGAAAGCCTGCCGGAACTGGTGATGACTCCCGGCGGAGCGGCATATCCCGCACTGGTGGATGAGGGGAAATCGGTGGGCGTCCGCGCGTTCACCAGCGCCGCGCTCGCCGCGGAATCCCACCGCAAGGGCGGTGTGCGTCTGCTTTGGCTGGCACATCAGGATCAGGTGAATTACCTGAAGAAAAAATTTCCGCTGGGCCTGATGGCGAAAGTGGAGATGCCGCGGCTCGGTCCCGGCGGCACCTCGCTGGACACGCTCATCCTGCTGGCGGCGGAGGGCGCGGCGGGCGGTGTTTTTCCGAGATCCCCGGATGAGTTCCGCACTCTTGCCGAATCCGCCAGGGGACGCTGGTATGATGCCGCTTCGGTCATCGGGAAATCCATTGATGAGATTTTTGACATTCTGCCGGAGATCCAGAGGTGGGTGGCGGCGAACAAGAAGGACCGCAATCTCGGGGAGATCGCGGATGACATCGAGGAGCAGCTGGCCTGGTTGTTCCGCAAGGACTTCGCATGGCGGGCCGGTTTTTCCGAGCTGAGGGAATATCCGCGCAGGCTGAAGGCGATCCGTTCGCGGCTGGGCCGGCTTTCCTCGCTGCCGATCGTCAAGGATCTGGAAAAGATGGATCGCTTCCGCAAGCTGTGGGAGAGATGGTATGGGGATCATATGGCGGCCCCGGAAGATCCCGCGCTGTGGAATCCGGGCTGGGTGCTCGAGGAATACCGGATCTCGTTGTTCGCTCCGGACGTGCCGCTCCTGGGGAAGGTGTCCGAGAAGAAGATCGAGGAAATGCTGGGTAGATAA
- the can gene encoding carbonate dehydratase — protein MDVLKHLLDNNRAWADSISAQDPDFFKKLSTQQNPEYLWIGCSDSRVPANQITGLAPGEVFVHRNVANIVAETDFNVLAVLQYAVDVLKVQHIIVCGHYGCGGVRAALENFRHGMIDNWLAGVRSLARKHQEELAALDSDAAVDRLCELNVLSQAAHVARTTILEDAWERGQEIKIHSWIYRLNTGLITTLAPSIKGPLDNSH, from the coding sequence ATGGACGTTCTCAAACACCTATTGGACAACAACCGTGCCTGGGCGGACTCGATCAGCGCGCAGGATCCCGACTTTTTCAAGAAGCTCTCCACCCAGCAGAATCCCGAGTACCTCTGGATCGGTTGCTCGGACAGCCGCGTCCCGGCGAACCAGATCACCGGCCTCGCACCGGGTGAGGTCTTCGTCCACCGCAACGTCGCGAACATCGTGGCCGAGACCGACTTCAACGTGCTCGCCGTGCTCCAGTACGCCGTGGATGTGCTGAAGGTACAGCACATCATCGTCTGCGGCCACTACGGCTGCGGCGGCGTGCGTGCCGCGCTGGAAAATTTCCGCCACGGCATGATCGACAACTGGCTGGCCGGCGTCCGCTCGCTCGCCCGCAAGCATCAGGAGGAACTCGCCGCCCTCGATTCAGACGCCGCCGTGGACCGCCTTTGCGAACTGAACGTCCTCTCCCAGGCCGCCCACGTCGCCCGCACCACCATTCTCGAAGACGCGTGGGAACGCGGCCAGGAAATCAAGATCCACAGCTGGATCTACCGCCTCAATACCGGCCTCATCACCACCCTCGCGCCATCGATCAAGGGGCCGCTCGATAATTCCCATTGA
- a CDS encoding glycoside hydrolase family 43 protein, producing the protein MKIKPVAAAISLILTLACSAGEITYTNPLWEGYLADPHVFKVGETYYAVGTGKASDGKQFPILRSRNFTDWEEVGGAMNAIEGMKEYWAPEIVERDGKFYLHYAGDRKMRVAVSDSPTGPFKDTGKLMFPDLEFSIDGHAFKDPGSGKWYFFFAKDFFDQRPGTALAAVQLADDMITPVGEQKTVMRAFADWQIYERDRDLYDRKWDAWHTVEGPAVIFHDGKYRMFYSGGNWQTPGYGVGCAVSDTITGTYLDSQSKEKASVIHTIPGELIGPGHNSVILGPDGKTWFNVYHSWNDDRTRRQMCMDPIVWKDGAPVTLNPGRGKKTVVLPAVAE; encoded by the coding sequence ATGAAAATCAAGCCCGTTGCCGCCGCCATCTCCCTGATTCTCACCCTCGCCTGCAGCGCCGGGGAAATCACTTACACCAACCCACTCTGGGAAGGTTACCTCGCCGACCCCCACGTTTTCAAGGTGGGCGAGACCTACTACGCCGTTGGCACCGGCAAGGCGTCTGACGGGAAACAGTTCCCTATCCTGCGCTCCCGGAACTTCACCGACTGGGAGGAGGTTGGCGGGGCGATGAACGCCATCGAAGGCATGAAGGAGTATTGGGCTCCGGAGATCGTCGAGCGGGACGGGAAATTTTACCTCCACTACGCGGGAGACCGCAAAATGCGGGTCGCGGTATCAGACAGTCCGACCGGGCCGTTCAAGGACACAGGGAAACTGATGTTTCCGGACTTGGAATTCTCCATCGACGGTCACGCATTCAAGGACCCCGGCAGCGGGAAATGGTATTTCTTTTTCGCCAAGGATTTCTTCGACCAGCGGCCAGGCACCGCGCTCGCCGCCGTCCAACTGGCCGACGACATGATCACGCCGGTGGGCGAGCAGAAGACCGTGATGCGTGCGTTCGCCGACTGGCAGATCTATGAGCGGGATCGCGACCTCTACGACCGGAAGTGGGACGCCTGGCACACGGTGGAAGGTCCGGCTGTCATTTTCCACGACGGGAAATACCGGATGTTTTACTCAGGTGGAAATTGGCAAACACCAGGCTACGGTGTCGGCTGCGCGGTTTCGGATACCATCACCGGCACTTACCTCGACAGTCAAAGCAAGGAGAAGGCCAGCGTGATCCACACCATCCCTGGAGAACTTATCGGTCCTGGGCACAACTCCGTCATCCTCGGCCCCGACGGGAAAACGTGGTTCAACGTCTATCACTCTTGGAACGACGACCGCACCAGACGCCAGATGTGCATGGACCCCATTGTCTGGAAAGACGGCGCACCCGTCACCCTGAACCCCGGTCGCGGCAAGAAAACCGTTGTTTTACCCGCAGTGGCGGAGTGA